Proteins from one Streptosporangium becharense genomic window:
- a CDS encoding acyl carrier protein has translation MALSEQEILAGIGKIVNEITGISASEVTPEKSFVDDLDIDSLSMVEIAVAAQDEFGVEIPDDQLKNLKTVKDVINFIQN, from the coding sequence ATGGCTCTTAGCGAGCAGGAGATCCTGGCCGGCATCGGCAAGATCGTCAACGAGATCACCGGGATCTCGGCCTCCGAGGTCACCCCGGAGAAGAGCTTCGTCGACGACCTCGACATCGACTCGCTGTCCATGGTCGAGATCGCCGTCGCCGCCCAGGACGAGTTCGGCGTGGAGATCCCCGACGACCAGCTCAAGAACCTGAAGACCGTCAAGGACGTCATCAACTTCATCCAGAACTGA
- a CDS encoding beta-ketoacyl-ACP synthase III: protein MKISQGAPGAKILAFGHYQPSNVVTNDDLSATMETNDEWIQSRVGIKERRIAPDGESEIDLAVQAGGKALAASGLSASDIDLVIVATCTLESQIPNAAGRVATRLGIDAPGAFDVNTACSGFCYALAVANDAVRAGSATHVLVVGTEKLSQWIDWTDRATAVIFADGAGAAVVGPSDTPGIGPVVWGSAGDKFDAIIIKDRDSFLHQEGQTVFRWATTALHPVAKEICERAGVDPADLAAFVPHQANLRIIESIARRLGADKAVVAKDIVLAGNTSAASIPLALSRMIERGEVQSGGLALLLGFGAGLTYAGQVIEIP from the coding sequence ATGAAGATCTCTCAGGGTGCCCCCGGGGCGAAGATCCTGGCCTTCGGCCACTACCAGCCCTCCAACGTGGTCACCAACGACGACCTGTCGGCGACGATGGAGACCAACGACGAGTGGATCCAGAGCCGCGTCGGGATCAAGGAGCGGCGGATCGCCCCGGACGGCGAGTCCGAGATCGACCTGGCCGTGCAGGCGGGCGGCAAGGCCCTCGCCGCGAGCGGCCTGTCGGCCTCCGACATCGACCTGGTGATCGTGGCCACCTGCACCCTGGAGAGCCAGATCCCCAACGCCGCGGGCCGGGTGGCCACCCGGCTGGGCATCGACGCCCCCGGCGCGTTCGACGTCAACACCGCCTGCTCCGGCTTCTGCTACGCCCTCGCGGTCGCCAACGACGCGGTCCGCGCGGGATCGGCCACCCACGTGCTGGTCGTCGGCACCGAGAAGCTCTCGCAGTGGATCGACTGGACCGACCGGGCCACCGCGGTGATCTTCGCCGACGGCGCGGGCGCCGCGGTCGTCGGCCCGTCCGACACGCCGGGGATCGGCCCGGTGGTCTGGGGCAGCGCCGGCGACAAGTTCGACGCGATCATCATCAAGGACCGCGACTCCTTCCTGCACCAGGAAGGTCAGACCGTATTCCGCTGGGCGACCACCGCTCTCCACCCGGTGGCCAAGGAGATCTGCGAGCGTGCCGGGGTCGACCCCGCCGACCTCGCGGCCTTCGTGCCCCACCAGGCCAACCTCCGCATCATCGAGTCGATCGCCCGCAGGCTCGGCGCCGACAAGGCCGTCGTCGCCAAGGACATCGTCCTGGCGGGCAACACCTCGGCGGCCTCCATCCCGCTGGCCCTGTCAAGGATGATCGAGCGCGGAGAGGTCCAGTCGGGCGGGCTCGCCCTGCTGCTGGGCTTCGGCGCGGGCCTGACCTACGCGGGTCAGGTCATCGAGATCCCCTGA
- a CDS encoding DUF3145 domain-containing protein, which yields MSARGVLYVHSAQPALCPHIEWAVAGVLGVPVDLTWTPQPAAPGHVRAQAEWVGRAGTAAAITSSLMGWQRIRFEITEDASPGADGSRHAYTPSLGAFTALIGATGDILIPEDRLRSVMLQARQGRVVLEEELDRLLGKQWDAELESFRHAGEGAPVRWLHAAV from the coding sequence GTGTCTGCTCGTGGCGTGCTTTACGTCCACTCAGCTCAGCCTGCGCTGTGCCCTCATATCGAATGGGCGGTCGCAGGTGTTCTTGGCGTGCCCGTAGACCTGACCTGGACCCCACAGCCCGCCGCGCCCGGTCACGTGCGCGCACAGGCCGAGTGGGTGGGCCGAGCCGGGACCGCGGCCGCCATCACCTCGTCGTTGATGGGGTGGCAGCGGATCCGGTTCGAGATCACCGAGGACGCCTCACCCGGCGCCGACGGGTCCCGGCACGCCTACACGCCGTCCCTGGGCGCCTTCACGGCGCTGATCGGCGCCACGGGAGACATCCTCATCCCCGAAGACCGGCTACGCTCCGTCATGCTCCAGGCCCGCCAGGGCCGCGTGGTGCTGGAGGAGGAGCTCGACCGGCTCCTGGGCAAGCAGTGGGATGCCGAGCTCGAGTCGTTCCGGCACGCCGGCGAGGGAGCCCCGGTGCGCTGGCTGCACGCCGCCGTCTGA
- a CDS encoding acyl-CoA carboxylase subunit beta produces MTVLDNRVVDEASDKESADPRDPLTRLAALLDEDSIRLISPVDRSGFLAATGRVEGVPVVAFVSDARIQGGAMGSEGCEHIMHAYDVALRERLPIIGVWHSGGARLAEGVESLHAVGRVFAAMTRASGVVPQLSVVVGPAAGGAAYGPALTDIVILADEGRIFVTGPDVVRSVTGEQIDMAALGGPEPHSKRSGVVHVVTKTEADAYVQARRLATLLGHQGQVRTEVEEVDFSGLLPENPRRAYDVKPLVKGLLDEPGVELHAKWAPNMVTTLGRIGGRTVGVVANNPMRLGGCLDATSAEKAARFVRMCDAFGVPLVVLVDVPGYLPGVGQEHDGVVRRGAKLLHAFAEASVPRITLVTRKAYGGAYIAMNSRALGATRVFGWPTTQIAVMGAVAAVRILKRRELAAAPEEERAALETRLAEEHEILAGGLGRAVELGVVDEVIKPEETRGAIARVLATATPARGAHGNIPL; encoded by the coding sequence ATGACCGTGCTCGACAACAGGGTGGTGGACGAGGCCTCCGACAAGGAGTCCGCCGATCCCCGTGACCCCCTGACCCGCCTGGCCGCCCTGCTCGACGAGGACTCGATCCGGCTGATCTCCCCGGTCGACCGCAGCGGCTTCCTCGCCGCGACGGGCCGGGTGGAGGGCGTGCCGGTCGTGGCCTTCGTCAGCGACGCCCGGATCCAGGGCGGGGCGATGGGCAGCGAGGGGTGCGAGCACATCATGCACGCCTACGACGTCGCCCTCCGCGAGCGGCTCCCGATCATCGGCGTGTGGCACTCCGGCGGGGCCCGGCTCGCCGAGGGCGTCGAGTCGCTGCACGCGGTCGGCCGCGTCTTCGCCGCGATGACCCGCGCCTCCGGCGTGGTGCCGCAACTGTCGGTGGTGGTCGGTCCCGCGGCCGGCGGCGCCGCCTACGGGCCGGCGCTGACCGACATCGTGATCCTGGCCGACGAGGGCCGCATCTTCGTGACCGGTCCCGACGTGGTCCGCAGTGTCACCGGCGAACAGATCGACATGGCCGCGCTGGGCGGCCCCGAGCCGCACAGCAAGCGCAGCGGTGTCGTCCACGTGGTCACCAAGACCGAGGCCGACGCCTACGTGCAGGCCAGGCGCCTGGCGACGCTCCTCGGGCACCAGGGCCAGGTCCGCACCGAAGTGGAGGAGGTCGACTTCTCCGGCCTCCTGCCGGAGAACCCGCGCCGCGCCTACGACGTGAAGCCGCTGGTGAAGGGCCTGCTGGACGAACCCGGCGTGGAGCTGCACGCCAAGTGGGCGCCCAACATGGTCACCACCCTGGGCCGCATCGGCGGCCGGACGGTGGGCGTGGTGGCCAACAACCCGATGCGTCTGGGCGGCTGCCTGGACGCCACCTCGGCGGAGAAGGCCGCGCGGTTCGTCCGCATGTGCGATGCCTTCGGGGTACCCCTGGTCGTCCTGGTGGACGTCCCCGGTTACCTGCCCGGCGTCGGTCAGGAGCACGACGGCGTGGTCCGCCGCGGCGCCAAGCTCCTGCACGCCTTCGCCGAGGCCTCGGTGCCGCGGATCACCCTGGTGACCCGCAAGGCCTACGGCGGCGCCTACATCGCCATGAACTCCCGCGCGCTGGGTGCGACCCGGGTCTTCGGCTGGCCGACGACCCAGATCGCGGTCATGGGAGCGGTCGCCGCCGTGCGCATCCTCAAGCGCCGCGAGCTGGCCGCCGCCCCCGAGGAGGAGCGCGCGGCTCTGGAGACCAGGCTCGCCGAGGAGCACGAGATCCTCGCCGGCGGTCTCGGCCGGGCCGTCGAACTCGGCGTGGTGGACGAGGTCATCAAGCCCGAGGAGACCCGCGGTGCCATCGCCAGGGTGCTGGCCACGGCCACCCCCGCCCGGGGCGCCCACGGCAACATCCCGCTCTGA
- the fabF gene encoding beta-ketoacyl-ACP synthase II, producing the protein MSKDQVRVVVTGLGATTPLGGDAASTWSALLAGRSGVRPITEDWVDSVPVKFAAVAAVDPAEVLPRPEARRLDRAEQFALIAAREAWADAGIEKVDSERLGVVVGSGIGGITTILSAYDTFKEKGWQRLSPFTVPMLMPNGAAGWIGIEVGARAGVHATVSACATGAESIGYGIEMIRSGRADVVVAGGTEAAIHPLNIGSFAAMRAMSTRNDEPERASRPWDKSRDGFVLGEGAGIVVLESEEHARARGAKIYAVAAGVGYSADAHHIAQPEPTGAGVMLAMRRALESSGLTGQDIKHVNAHATSTPAGDVVETVAIHQVIGDHPLVTSTKSMTGHLLGGAGGIESVFTVLALHERRVPGTINVDDLDDGVVVDIVRGESRALPEGQIAAINNSFGFGGHDVAVAFASI; encoded by the coding sequence GTGAGTAAAGACCAGGTTCGTGTCGTCGTCACCGGGCTCGGCGCGACGACGCCCCTCGGTGGGGACGCCGCCTCGACCTGGTCGGCGCTCCTCGCCGGTCGGTCCGGGGTCCGTCCCATCACCGAAGACTGGGTCGACTCCGTCCCGGTGAAGTTCGCCGCCGTCGCCGCCGTCGACCCGGCCGAGGTACTGCCCCGACCGGAGGCGCGGCGGCTGGATCGGGCCGAGCAGTTCGCTCTGATCGCCGCCCGTGAGGCCTGGGCCGACGCCGGGATCGAGAAGGTCGACTCCGAACGGCTCGGCGTCGTCGTGGGCAGCGGCATCGGCGGCATCACCACGATCCTGTCGGCCTACGACACCTTCAAGGAGAAGGGCTGGCAGCGGCTGTCGCCGTTCACCGTGCCCATGCTGATGCCGAACGGCGCCGCCGGCTGGATCGGCATCGAGGTCGGCGCGCGCGCCGGCGTCCACGCCACGGTGAGCGCCTGCGCCACCGGTGCCGAGTCGATCGGCTACGGCATCGAGATGATCCGCTCCGGCCGGGCCGACGTGGTCGTGGCCGGTGGCACCGAGGCGGCCATCCACCCGCTGAACATCGGGTCCTTCGCCGCCATGCGCGCCATGTCGACCCGGAACGACGAGCCCGAGCGCGCCTCACGGCCATGGGACAAGAGCCGTGACGGCTTCGTCCTCGGCGAAGGCGCCGGCATCGTCGTACTGGAGTCCGAGGAGCACGCCCGGGCCCGCGGCGCCAAGATCTACGCGGTGGCCGCCGGCGTCGGCTACTCGGCCGACGCGCACCACATCGCCCAGCCCGAGCCGACCGGCGCCGGGGTCATGCTGGCCATGCGCCGAGCCCTGGAGTCCTCCGGCCTCACCGGGCAGGACATCAAGCACGTGAACGCGCACGCCACCTCCACGCCCGCGGGCGACGTGGTGGAGACGGTGGCGATCCACCAGGTCATCGGCGACCACCCGCTGGTCACCAGCACCAAGTCGATGACCGGCCACCTGCTCGGCGGCGCCGGCGGCATCGAGTCGGTCTTCACCGTCCTCGCACTGCACGAGCGGCGGGTGCCGGGCACGATCAACGTGGACGACCTCGACGACGGCGTCGTCGTCGACATCGTGCGGGGTGAGTCCCGCGCGCTGCCCGAAGGTCAGATCGCCGCGATCAACAACTCCTTCGGGTTCGGCGGGCACGACGTCGCCGTGGCCTTCGCCAGCATCTGA